The window CAGGGTGCGCCCCGGGCTCGCGCCGCAGGGCCTTCGGTAGCATCGGATGATTCTAGGCGCCGCCCCCCATGCGGGTCGCCGCCCGCGGCACCGATCCTGCAAGCCCCCAACGGATGGCCTCTTCCCTCGAACTCGCCCTGCTCTACCTCGTGGCCGCGGTGCTCAGCGTCGCGGCCTGCCGGTCGCTGAAGCTGCCGCCGATGCTCGGCTACCTGGCCGCCGGCGTGCTGATCGGTCCGAACGCGCTGGCGCTGGCACGCGACTCCGTCGGCGTGCAGTACCTCGCCGAGTTCGGTGTCGTGTTCCTGATGTTCGTCATCGGGCTAGAGTTCAATCTGCCCAAGCTGCGAAGCATGCGCACGCTGGTGTTCGGCCTCGGGCTGTCGCAGGTGTCGCTGACCATCGCCGCCACCGTGGCCGGCAACGCCCTGCTGGCCTGGGTCTTCTCGATGGCCGGCAAGTCCTGGGGGCTGGGTTGGCAGAGTGCGATCGCGCTGGGCGCGGCGCTGGCCATGAGCAGCACCGCCATCGTGGTCAAGATGATGGCCGAGCGCATCGAGCTCGAGACACCGCATGGCCGCCGCGTGATGGGCGTGCTGCTGTTCCAGGATCTGGCCGTGGTGCCGCTGCTGGTGCTGATCCCGGCGCTCGGCGAATCGGCCGGCGACATGACGCGCGCGCTGCTGTTCGCCGGGCTCAAGGCCGCCGTGTTGCTGACGCTGCTGCTGGTGGGCGGCCAGCGCGTGATGCGCTGGTGGCTTACGCTGGTGGCCCGCGGGCGCAGCGAGGAGCTGTTCATCCTGAACCTGCTGCTCGTCACGCTGGGCCTGGCCTGGCTGACCGAGCATGCCGGCCTGTCGCTGGCTCTCGGCGCCTTCATCGCCGGCATGCTGATCGCCGAGACCGAATACAAGCACCAGGTCGAGACCGACATCCGGCCCTTCCACGACGTGCTGCTCGGGCTGTTCTTCATCACCATCGGCATGAAGCTCGACTGGCGCGCCATCTGGGATCAGTGGATGGTGGTGGCGGCGATGACAGTGCTGCCGGTGCTGTTCAAGTTCGGCCTCGTCACACTCCTGGCGCGGGTCTTCGGCGCGCCGGCCGGTGTGGCGCTGCGCACCGGGCTCTATCTCGCGCAGGCCGGCGAATTCGGCTTCGTGCTGCTGGCGCTGGCCACGCAGAGCCAGTTGCTGCCCGAGCGCCTGCAAAGCCCGGTGCTGGCGTCGATGGTGCTGTCGATGCTCGCCACGCCCCTGCTCATCGTCTACAGC is drawn from Methylibium petroleiphilum PM1 and contains these coding sequences:
- a CDS encoding monovalent cation:proton antiporter family protein, translating into MASSLELALLYLVAAVLSVAACRSLKLPPMLGYLAAGVLIGPNALALARDSVGVQYLAEFGVVFLMFVIGLEFNLPKLRSMRTLVFGLGLSQVSLTIAATVAGNALLAWVFSMAGKSWGLGWQSAIALGAALAMSSTAIVVKMMAERIELETPHGRRVMGVLLFQDLAVVPLLVLIPALGESAGDMTRALLFAGLKAAVLLTLLLVGGQRVMRWWLTLVARGRSEELFILNLLLVTLGLAWLTEHAGLSLALGAFIAGMLIAETEYKHQVETDIRPFHDVLLGLFFITIGMKLDWRAIWDQWMVVAAMTVLPVLFKFGLVTLLARVFGAPAGVALRTGLYLAQAGEFGFVLLALATQSQLLPERLQSPVLASMVLSMLATPLLIVYSNRIVMRLAASDWLLQSVALTSIATKSIHAEAHVIICGYGRSGQNLAQLLSTEQIPYVALDLDPDRVRQAAAAGQNVVFGDAARLQSLMAAGLARATAVVISYHDTPSALKILRLVREHAPTVPVIVRTLDDSDLEPLQAAGATEVVPEAIEGSLMMASHVLALVGVPMRRVIRLVQDQRDARYGLLRGYFHGADDDTVEELQQRRLQSVTLSESSASLGRTIVEQALTELQVQVVSLRRAHGNVVHPDDALVLAAGDTLVLSGRPETLARAEARLLRG